The sequence below is a genomic window from Kitasatospora kifunensis.
AGCCATGAGCATTGCCATGCCCGGCGCCGGCCGCCGCCGTGCCGTCACCGCGGTGGCCCTCGGCGTGATCGCCGCCGCGACCCTCGCCGCGACCAGCGGTTGCTCGACGGCCTCCAAGGCCGCCACGCCGACGGCCGGCGGCTCGAAGGTGATCCAGGTCGTGGCCGCGGAGAACTTCTGGGGCAGCGTCGCCAGCCAGCTCGGCGGCGCGCACGTGAAGGTGGCAAGCATCATCACCAACCCGGACATCGACCCGCACTCCTACGAGCCCACGACCGCCGACGGTCGCGCCGTGTCGAGTGCCGACTACGTGATCACCAACGGGATCGGCTACGACGCCTGGTCGGACAAGCTGCTGAGCGCCAACCCGATGCCCCAGCGCACCGAGCTCAACGTCGGCACCCTGCTGGGCAAGAAGGAGGGCGACAACCCGCACCAGTGGTACTCGGCGGACAGCCTGAACAAGGTGATCGACCAGATCACCGCCGACTACAAGAAGATAGACCCGGCCGACGCGGCCTACTTCGACACCCAGAAGACCACCTTCACCACCAAGACGCTGGCCCCGTACAACCAGCTGGAAGCCGACATCAAGGCGAAGTACGCGGGCACCCCGATCGGCGCCTCCGAGTCGATCGTGACGCCGCTGGCCGAGAGCCTCGGGCTCAAGATGCTCACCCCCGAGTCCTTCCTGGACGCGGAGAGCGAGGGCAGTGACCCGACCGCCGCCGACAAGGCCACCATCGACCAGCAGATCGCCACCAAGCAGATCAAGGTCTACGTCTTCAACACCCAGAACTCCGACCCCGACGTGATGGCCCAGGTGAACGCCGCCAAGGCGCAGGGCATCCCGGTCGCCCAGGTCACCGAGACCCTCGCGCCCGCGAACGCCGGCTTCCAGGACTGGCAGGTCCAGGAGTTGCAGGGGATCGAGAACGCGCTGAAGCAGGCGACCGGCAAGTGACCATCAACCCGACCGAAGAGGTCCGTTCGCAGGTAGGTGGAATCGCCTCGCAGGCCGAGCCGGTCGTCTCGCTACGCGGCGCGGCGGTGCGGGTGGGTGGGCGCACCCTGTGGTCGGGCGCCGATCTGACCGTCGGCCCGGGGGAGTTCACGGCCGTCCTCGGCCCCAACGGGGTGGGCAAGTCCACCATGGTGAAGATGCTGCTCGGCGTACTGCCGCCGGCGGCCGGCGAGGTGACGGTGCTCGGCGCCGCGCCCGGCGTGCGCAACACGGCCGTGGGCTACCTGCCGCAGCGCCGCAACTTCGACGCGAGCGTGCGGATCCGCGGCATCGACGTGGTCCGGCTGGGGCTGGACGGGGATCAGTGGGGGATCCCCGTGCCAGGCCTGGCGGCGTTCAAGCGGTGGCGAGCGGCGCGCAGTGGGCGGCCCGAGGCCGACGGCTGGGCGCGGGTCGCGGAGGTCATCGAGCTGGTCGGCGCCTCCGGCTACGCGCACCGTCCGATCGGGCAGTGCTCCGGCGGTGAGCAGCAGCGGCTGCTGATCGCCCAGGCGCTGGTGCGGCGCCCGTCGCTGCTGCTGCTCGACGAGCCGTTGGACAGCCTGGACCTGCCCAACCAGAGCGCGATCGCGGCGCTGCTCGGCCGGATCTGCCACCAGGAAGGGGTGGCGGTGGTGATGGTCGCGCACGACGTGAACCCGATCCTGCACCACCTGGACCGGGTGATCTATCTCGCCGAGGGCGGCGCGATGGCCGGTGCGCCGAGCGAGGTGATCACCTCCGAGACGCTGACTCGCCTGTACCGCACACCGGTTGAGGTGCTGCGCACCAGCGGCGGGCGCCTGGTGGTGGTCGGCGAGCCGGAGGCGCCGGCCCGGCATTCCGACCGGCACTCGGACCGGCAGGCCGACCGGCAGGCCGCGCAGGGCGGGGGTGCGGATTCATGATGCTGGCTTCTGACGTATCGTCACCACTGTTCTCCTGGAACCTGGTTGCCGACTTCCAGGACATCTGGTCCTACGCGTTCATGGTGAACGCCTTCCGGGCGGGCCTGATCGTCTCCGTGGTCTGCGCGGTGGTGGGCTGGTTCATGGTGCTGCGCCGGCAGACCTTCGCCGGGCACACCCTGTCCGTCGCCGCCTTCCCGGGGGCCTCGCTGGCTGTCCTGGTCGGCTTCAGCACCACACTCGGCTACTTCGGCTTCTGCGTGGCCGCGGCTCTGGTGATCGCGCTGCTGGGCCGCAAGGGCCGGGCGAACGGCGCGGAGGAGTCCGCGGTGACCGGGACGGTGCAGGCCTTCGCGCTGGCCTGCGGCTACCTCTTCATCAGCCTTTACAAGGGGCTGCTGGAGGGACCGACCGCGCTGCTGTTCGGCAGCTTCCTCGGGATCACCACCAGCCAGGTGACGCTGCTGGCGATCGTCGGCGCCGTCGTCCTCGCGGTGCTGGCGGTGATCGGACGACCGTTGCTGTTCGCCTCCGTCGACCCCGAGGTGGCGGCAGGGCGCGGCGTGCCGGTGCGGTTGCTCTCCGCCCTCTTCCTGGTCCTGCTGGGCGCGGCGACCGCCGAGGCCAGCCAGATCACCGGCACGCTGCTGGTCTTCGCCCTGATGGTGATCCCGGCCGCCACGGCGAACCAGCTCACCGCGCGGCCCGGCCTGAGCCTGCTGCTCTCGGTGCTGCTGGCCCTGGGCGCCTGCTGGGCGGGGCTGCTCGCCGCGTACTACCAGCCCTACCCGCTCGGCTTCTTCGTGACGGGCTTCGCCTTCGCCGGCTACGTCCTGGCGCACGTGGTGCGTCGGGGCCGCGAGGCGTTGGAACGCTCGCGCGAGCGCGGCCCGGTGGCGGTCGGCCTGGGAGGTGCGGCATGAGCTCGGTACTCTCCCAGGACTTCTTCCAGAACGCCCTGCTGGCGGGCACCTTCATCGCCCTGGCGTGTGGCCTGGTCGGCTACTTCCTGGTGCTGCGGGCGCAGATGTTCACCGGCGACGCGCTCAGCCACGTGGCCTTCACCGGCGCGATGGCGGCCCTGGCCGGCGGCTACGACCTGCGCCTTGGCCTGTTCGCCGCGACCATCGGCGTGGGCCTGCTGCTGGGCGGCCTCGGACGGCGGGGCCAGCCCGACGACGTGGTGATCGGCAGTGTCTTCGCCTGGATCCTGGGCCTGGGCGCGTTCTTCCTGACCGTCTACACCACCTCGCGCAGCGGCTCGGGCCAGGGTGGCGCCGGGACCACCGTGCTCTTCGGCTCGATCTTCGGCCTGCACGGCAACCAGACCACACTGGCCGTCGCCATCGCGGGCGCGATCTGCGTGCTGATCCTGCTGATCGGCCGCCCGCTGCTCTTCGCCACCCTGGACGAGGCGGTGGCGGCGGCGCGCGGTGTGCCGGTGCGGGCCCTGGGCCTCGGCTTCCTGGTCCTGGTCGGGGCCTGTGCGGCCGAGGCGACCCAGGCGGTCGGCTCGCTGCTGCTGCTCGGCCTGCTGGCCGCGCCGGCCGGCGCGGCGATCCGGCTGACGGACCGCCCGTTCCGCGCCCTGGCCCTGTCCGGCGCGCTCGCGGTCGGTGAGATGTGGGGCGGCCTGCTGCTCAGCGCGGCGTTTCCCAAGCTGCCGCCGAGCTTCGCGATCATGGCGACCGCGAGCGCGGTCTACGCGCTGACCTTCCTGGTCCGGCCCCGGCGCGCTGCCCGATCGGTCGTGATCGCGGCGCAGCGGACAGCGGCCTGACAGGCGCGGCCGCACCTTGACGCGAACTGCTCCGCACCCGGTTTCGGCCGGGTGCGGAGCAGTCTGGTTAGCCCGGTCGGGGGAGCCTGTGTCAAGGAGCTGTCAAGGACGGGCGGATACGCGTAGTCCGCGCGTCAAGGCCGGGTGCGCTTGCGCTGTGATGGGGCTCCACTGGAGCTGCGCGTGGGGACTGCCCAGAGCCCTCAGCGTCAAAGGCTCCTGGAAGGAAGCGAATCACCATGACTGATACCCAGGTCCCCCTCCCCGTCGAGCCCGCCGACCTCCCGTTGCCCCGGCCGGTGGCCGACGCGGTGTTGCGCGGGCTGCTGAACGGGACGGTCTTCGATCCGCTGGGCGCTCACCAGGAGGGCGGGTGGCAGTTCCAGCAGGGGATGGCGCGGCCGACCGTGCGGGACGCGGTGCGGCAGTCCGGGGAGCAGTCCGGGGAGCAGTCCGGGGCGGAGGAGGAGACAGTCCGGGTGGCGGAGCGGGAGCGCACGGCGCCCGCGCACTGCCGGTACGCGATGCAGTACCTGGACTGACGGTCCTTGGGCCCGAACCCGACCTCTTCGCCATCGGAGGAACGCCGTGACCACCACCGCGAGCGCGTCGCAGCTGCCCGAGGCTCCTGAGGAGCTCCCGGATCCCACCGTCCGCTACGTCCCGGTCCGCCGCGTCGGAGCCGTCCAGGTACTTCGACTCTTCCGGCAGCGCGACGGTGGCCGGTGCGCCGTCCTGTTCACCTCGCTCGACGGCCTGCACGCCCTGCTCGGCGCCGGACAGGCGGCCACCGAACTGACCGAGTCCGCCGTGCGGGAGCTGACCGAGCCACTGGGCGTGCACAGCCTGGTCGTTGACCCGAAGCTGGCCGCCCCACCCGGCGTTCCACCTGCGCCCTTGAGACGCCCCAGGTTTGACGCGACCCCTGTCCCCGAACGTGGTTGATCCGTTCGGCCTACGGTTGGTGCAGCCTGCAGCCAAGTCGGACAGGTGGTCGATAGCTTGGCGTCCATGACCGCGGCTCCCGCCATCGACATGTTCCGCCTGCTCGGCGGCCGGGAGCGGTTCGCCGCGGACTGGGAGCAACTGCTCACCGGAGCCGGGTTCCACCTGGACCGGATCAGGCCGACCCCGGGACCCAGGTGCGTCATCGAGGCCACGCACCAACCCGTCAACAAGCCTTCGAGTGCCGCCTGACGGCTCGGTGCGCGTAACCTGCTGCCACCAACCGAGGGAGTAGCCATGGATGAGTGGATCAATCCCGAGTACGCGGAGTTGGTTGCCGCGTTCCGGCAGCAGGATGAAGACACGGACGCGCCAACCCTCGGTCTGAGCCTGGATGCTGCTCCGGGCCCGGCGGTCCGGGGGTTCATCGTGAAGCCGTCCGACGTGTGATCCCGTGCACCGGGCCGTGGCAAGGCTCCTGGCGCGGGACTGGCCCCGCCCGACGACTCGGCGATGATCCGGCTCAGTCGGGCGGGGCCCCGTCATCCGGGCCCGAGCTGACGGCCGGACAGAACGGGTAAGAGCCGGAGCTCACCGCGGCACCGTCAGCCGGAAGCGCAGGCGGCAGATCAGCACGTCGGTGTGCTGGCGGATCGCGTGGTCCAGCAGGATGCCGCGTTGGTTCTGCAGTAGGCGCTGCCAGGGGCGTGGCAGGTGGGTCTCGGGGATCAGCACCACCAGCCGGTCGTGTTCCACCGTGGCTTCCAGGGTGCGCAGGTAGTCCACGATCGGCCGGGTCAGCGAGCGCGAGGGGCTGGTCAGCACGGTCAGCGGGACGTGCGGTTGCCACTGCGCCCAGGCCTGCCGCATCGGCTCCGCACTCGGCATCCCCTCGTCGTCCGGGTAGGCGACGGTGACCGCGCGGACCTCGTCGCCCAGCGAGAGCGCGGTGGCCAGCGCCTCCTGGGTCAGCCGGTTGACCGAGCTCACCGGCACGATCACCAGCGAGTGCCGCTCCTGCGGTGGGCCGGGGACCTCGCCGATGTGCAGTGCGCGCCCGATTCGTTGGTAGGCGCGATGGATCGATTCGAAGAGCAGCACCAGCACGGCGACCGCCAGGAAGACCAGCCAGCCGCCCTTGCTGAACTTGGCGATCAGCTCGATCACCGTCGCCGCTGCCGTCAGCACCGCGCCGACCCCGTTGAGCAGTGCCCGTCCCTGCCAGCCGGCACCGCGTTCCAGGTGCCAGTGCCGGACCATGCCGACCTGGGAGATCGTGAAGCCGATGAAGACGCCGATCGCGAAGACCGGTACCAGCGCCTGGGTGTCGCCCCGTGCGCCGACCAGTAGCACCAGCGCCGCGCCCGCCAGCACCAGCACGCCGTGCCGGTAGACCTGCCGGTCGGCGCGCAGCGCGAAGACGTGCGGGACGTGGTGGTCGCGCGCCAGCAGCGAGGTCAGCACCGGCATGCCGCCGAAGGAGGTGTTCGCCGCCAGCGCGAGCAGTGCCATGGTGCTGAACTGCACGAGGTAGAAACCGGCGTTGTGGCCCAGTGAGGCCTCGGTGAGCTGGGCGAGAACCGTCTTGGTGCTGTTCGGCGCGACGCGGAAGCGGCCGATCAGCACCGACAGCCCGATCAGCATGGCGCCGAGCAGGCCGCCGAGCGCGATCTCGGTGTGCTGGGCGCGCTGCACGCGCGGAGTGCGAAAGGTCGGCACGGCGTTGGCGATCGCCTCCACACCGGTCAGTGCCGCGCAGCCGGAGGCGAAGGCCTTGAGCAGGAGCAGCAGACCGACGGTCTCGGTGGCGGGGCCGACGTGGGTCGGCTCGGTCACCGGGTGCGCGCGCAGCAG
It includes:
- a CDS encoding metal ABC transporter permease, with amino-acid sequence MMLASDVSSPLFSWNLVADFQDIWSYAFMVNAFRAGLIVSVVCAVVGWFMVLRRQTFAGHTLSVAAFPGASLAVLVGFSTTLGYFGFCVAAALVIALLGRKGRANGAEESAVTGTVQAFALACGYLFISLYKGLLEGPTALLFGSFLGITTSQVTLLAIVGAVVLAVLAVIGRPLLFASVDPEVAAGRGVPVRLLSALFLVLLGAATAEASQITGTLLVFALMVIPAATANQLTARPGLSLLLSVLLALGACWAGLLAAYYQPYPLGFFVTGFAFAGYVLAHVVRRGREALERSRERGPVAVGLGGAA
- a CDS encoding metal ABC transporter permease, which codes for MSSVLSQDFFQNALLAGTFIALACGLVGYFLVLRAQMFTGDALSHVAFTGAMAALAGGYDLRLGLFAATIGVGLLLGGLGRRGQPDDVVIGSVFAWILGLGAFFLTVYTTSRSGSGQGGAGTTVLFGSIFGLHGNQTTLAVAIAGAICVLILLIGRPLLFATLDEAVAAARGVPVRALGLGFLVLVGACAAEATQAVGSLLLLGLLAAPAGAAIRLTDRPFRALALSGALAVGEMWGGLLLSAAFPKLPPSFAIMATASAVYALTFLVRPRRAARSVVIAAQRTAA
- a CDS encoding APC family permease codes for the protein MTVPGAGKERDRLTVPQGLAALSLDALASVAYGPEAIVLVLAAAGSQGLGYTLPVTVAIVILLAALTFSYRQVIAAFPNGGGAYAVAGRHLGRRVSLIAAASLIIDYVLNVAVSVSAGVAALTSAFPSLYGDRVWICVLVLALITGVNLYGVAESAKVLILPTVVFVVAVFTVITVGLLRAHPVTEPTHVGPATETVGLLLLLKAFASGCAALTGVEAIANAVPTFRTPRVQRAQHTEIALGGLLGAMLIGLSVLIGRFRVAPNSTKTVLAQLTEASLGHNAGFYLVQFSTMALLALAANTSFGGMPVLTSLLARDHHVPHVFALRADRQVYRHGVLVLAGAALVLLVGARGDTQALVPVFAIGVFIGFTISQVGMVRHWHLERGAGWQGRALLNGVGAVLTAAATVIELIAKFSKGGWLVFLAVAVLVLLFESIHRAYQRIGRALHIGEVPGPPQERHSLVIVPVSSVNRLTQEALATALSLGDEVRAVTVAYPDDEGMPSAEPMRQAWAQWQPHVPLTVLTSPSRSLTRPIVDYLRTLEATVEHDRLVVLIPETHLPRPWQRLLQNQRGILLDHAIRQHTDVLICRLRFRLTVPR
- a CDS encoding metal ABC transporter solute-binding protein, Zn/Mn family, encoding MSIAMPGAGRRRAVTAVALGVIAAATLAATSGCSTASKAATPTAGGSKVIQVVAAENFWGSVASQLGGAHVKVASIITNPDIDPHSYEPTTADGRAVSSADYVITNGIGYDAWSDKLLSANPMPQRTELNVGTLLGKKEGDNPHQWYSADSLNKVIDQITADYKKIDPADAAYFDTQKTTFTTKTLAPYNQLEADIKAKYAGTPIGASESIVTPLAESLGLKMLTPESFLDAESEGSDPTAADKATIDQQIATKQIKVYVFNTQNSDPDVMAQVNAAKAQGIPVAQVTETLAPANAGFQDWQVQELQGIENALKQATGK
- a CDS encoding metal ABC transporter ATP-binding protein, whose amino-acid sequence is MTINPTEEVRSQVGGIASQAEPVVSLRGAAVRVGGRTLWSGADLTVGPGEFTAVLGPNGVGKSTMVKMLLGVLPPAAGEVTVLGAAPGVRNTAVGYLPQRRNFDASVRIRGIDVVRLGLDGDQWGIPVPGLAAFKRWRAARSGRPEADGWARVAEVIELVGASGYAHRPIGQCSGGEQQRLLIAQALVRRPSLLLLDEPLDSLDLPNQSAIAALLGRICHQEGVAVVMVAHDVNPILHHLDRVIYLAEGGAMAGAPSEVITSETLTRLYRTPVEVLRTSGGRLVVVGEPEAPARHSDRHSDRQADRQAAQGGGADS
- a CDS encoding SAV_915 family protein — encoded protein: MTTTASASQLPEAPEELPDPTVRYVPVRRVGAVQVLRLFRQRDGGRCAVLFTSLDGLHALLGAGQAATELTESAVRELTEPLGVHSLVVDPKLAAPPGVPPAPLRRPRFDATPVPERG